ATGGACTTTCAGAAGAAAGTGGTGTAGCGCATGTTCTTAATTCTTCTCTTAATAAAGCACAAACCAAACAGGTTTTTGATGATATTAAAACTGGAAAAACAAAATTGCTATATGTAGCACCAGAATCTTTGATAAAAGAAGAATATGTTGACTTTCTTCGCGATGTCAAAATATCTTTTGTAGCCATTGATGAGGCGCATTGTATCTCTGAATGGGGACACGATTTTCGTCCAGAATATCGTAATCTAAAAGGAATTATTGATAAAATTGCAGATGTTCCCGTGATGGCGCTTACCGCAACGGCAACGCCGAAAGTTCAAGACGATATCCAAAAAACTTTGGGGATGAATAATGCTCAGGTTTTTAAAGAAAGTTTTAACAGAGCCAATTTGTTTTATGAAATACGTCCTAAAGTTAATGTCGATAAAGAAATCGTAAAATTCATCAACCACCATAAAGGGAAATCTGGAATTATCTATTGTCTTAGCCGTAGAAAAGTTGAAGAATTTGCACAACTTCTTCAGGTTAATGGTATTAATGCATTGCCTTATCATGCTGGCTTGGATCAGAAAACAAGAATAACCAATCAAGATAAATTCTTGATGGAAGAAGTTGATGTTATCGTGGCAACTATCGCTTTTGGAATGGGGATTGACAAGCCAGATGTACGATTTGTCATCCATTACGATATTCCAAAATCTTTGGAAAGTTATTATCAAGAAACAGGACGTGCAGGCAGGGATGGTGGCGAAGGTCTTTGTTTGGCTTTTTATGATCCAAAGGATATTGAGAAATTAGAAAAATTTCTAGCTCAAAAACCTGTGTCAGAAAGAGAAATCGGTTTACAACTGCTTAACGAAGTTGTAGGTTATGTAGAAACCTCGATGAGCCGCCGCCAATATTTATTGCATTATTTTGGTGAAAAGTTTGATCCAGAACATGGACAAGGTGCCAAAATGTGTGATAACTCAGTTAATCCTCCAAAACTAATTGAAGCTGTTGTAGATTTAAAATTTGTTTTAAAAATTATAAAAGAACTTGGTGAAAAATTCAGAACCAAAGATCTTATTTCCATTATTGGCGGGAAAGAAACAGCTGTGACCAAGTCTTATAAATTAGAAAAATCAGAATTCTTTGGGGCTGGAAAAGAGAAAAGTGATAATTATTGGAAATCCATTATTCGCCAAGCGACCGTGCAGGAATATCTAAAAAAAGATATAGAAACCTATGGCGTTCTCAAGATTTCTGCGAAAGGATTGGAAATGCTAGACGGACAATGTACAGATTCTTTTTTCATCGCGGAAGATAGACAATATGATTTAGCTCAAACCAAAAAAACAGATGCTGAACAAGTCCAGGTACAAGCTGGAGGTGGTTTGGATCAGGTTTTATTCGGACAACTGAAAGAGCTTCGCAAGAAAATTGCCCACAAATTAGGAATTCCGCCGTACACCGTTTTTATGGATCCTAGCTTGGAAGATATGACGGTGCAATACCCGATTAGCTTGGAAGAAATTGCGAAAATCTATGGTGTTGGCGAAGGGAAAGCTAAAAAATATGGAAAAGATTTTGCCGAATTTATAAAAAAATATGTTGAAGAAAATAATATCGAGCGTATGCAGGATATGGTTCTGAAACAAGTCGCTAACAAGTCGAGTCATAAGGTTTTTATTATACAGAATACCGATAAAAAACTGGATTTTGAAGATATTGCAAGAGCGAAAAACTTATCAATGGTAGAGCTTTTGAAAGAAATGGAAGCTATTGTTTATCAAGGAACTAAACTGAATATCGATTATTATATTGATGAGAATTTTGATGAAGATATTGTCGATGAATTTATGGACTTTATGAAAGATTCTGAAAGTGACAGCATGAAAGTCCTTACAGGAGAATTTGGTGATGATCTTTCGGATGAAGAAATCCGAATGTTACGTATTAAATTCATTAGCGATGTCGCCAATTAAAATAGTATAAAATTTAAATAAACGCTTTACAAATCAGTAAAGCGTTTATTTTTTTATCTTTGGAAGGATGAAAAGAAAATCGATAATTTTTATTCTTCCAGATTTGGAAACAGGCGGTGCAGAACGTATTGTGATGACGATTGCCAACCATTTGCCACTCGAAAAATTCGAACCCAAAATCATGTTGCTTCGCAAAGAAGGCGGTTATTTGAAGTTTCTGCGTGAGGATGTTGAAGTTATTGACTTGAAAACACCGCGAATTCGCCATTCTTTAAAGCCAATTTTCAAAGAAATTAGAAAGAGAAAGCCCGATATTGTT
This genomic stretch from Chryseobacterium sp. POL2 harbors:
- the recQ gene encoding DNA helicase RecQ: MDTKNIDLSKELKKYFGFSTFKGQQQEIVKTLLDSKDVFVLMPTGGGKSLCYQLPALISEGTAIVVSPLIALMKNQVDAVNGLSEESGVAHVLNSSLNKAQTKQVFDDIKTGKTKLLYVAPESLIKEEYVDFLRDVKISFVAIDEAHCISEWGHDFRPEYRNLKGIIDKIADVPVMALTATATPKVQDDIQKTLGMNNAQVFKESFNRANLFYEIRPKVNVDKEIVKFINHHKGKSGIIYCLSRRKVEEFAQLLQVNGINALPYHAGLDQKTRITNQDKFLMEEVDVIVATIAFGMGIDKPDVRFVIHYDIPKSLESYYQETGRAGRDGGEGLCLAFYDPKDIEKLEKFLAQKPVSEREIGLQLLNEVVGYVETSMSRRQYLLHYFGEKFDPEHGQGAKMCDNSVNPPKLIEAVVDLKFVLKIIKELGEKFRTKDLISIIGGKETAVTKSYKLEKSEFFGAGKEKSDNYWKSIIRQATVQEYLKKDIETYGVLKISAKGLEMLDGQCTDSFFIAEDRQYDLAQTKKTDAEQVQVQAGGGLDQVLFGQLKELRKKIAHKLGIPPYTVFMDPSLEDMTVQYPISLEEIAKIYGVGEGKAKKYGKDFAEFIKKYVEENNIERMQDMVLKQVANKSSHKVFIIQNTDKKLDFEDIARAKNLSMVELLKEMEAIVYQGTKLNIDYYIDENFDEDIVDEFMDFMKDSESDSMKVLTGEFGDDLSDEEIRMLRIKFISDVAN